Proteins encoded in a region of the Nonomuraea helvata genome:
- the fmt gene encoding methionyl-tRNA formyltransferase: protein MRLVFAGTPETALPSLRTLIDSPRHEVVAVVTRPDAQSGRGRKVHPSPVAELAEEAGIEVLRPLKAGDPDFLDRLRALEPDCCPVVAYGALLPQSALDIPRHGWINLHFSILPAWRGAAPVQHSILRGDEIGGATTFQIVKELDAGPIYGVVTEEIHTTDTSGTLLERLSVSGAGLLAATLDGVEDGTLEARPQPADGVTIAPKITVTDARVDWTKPALHVDRLIRGCTPAPGAWTEFRGQRVKLGPVRIVPGERLPAGEIAATKTKVLVGTATDAVELGEVQPQGKRVMGAVEWARGVRPEGKEIFK, encoded by the coding sequence ATGCGTCTGGTCTTCGCGGGCACACCCGAGACGGCGCTGCCGTCGCTGCGGACCCTGATCGACTCGCCGCGCCACGAGGTCGTGGCGGTCGTCACCCGACCCGACGCGCAGTCGGGCCGGGGCCGCAAGGTCCACCCCTCGCCGGTGGCCGAGCTCGCGGAGGAGGCGGGCATCGAGGTGCTCCGCCCGCTCAAGGCCGGCGACCCGGACTTCCTCGACCGGTTGCGCGCCTTGGAGCCCGACTGCTGCCCGGTGGTCGCGTACGGTGCGCTGCTCCCGCAGTCGGCGCTCGACATCCCCCGGCACGGGTGGATCAACCTGCACTTCTCGATCCTGCCCGCCTGGCGCGGGGCCGCGCCCGTGCAGCACTCGATCCTGCGCGGCGACGAGATCGGCGGGGCGACGACGTTCCAGATCGTCAAGGAGCTGGACGCCGGGCCCATCTACGGCGTGGTGACCGAGGAGATCCACACCACCGACACGAGCGGGACGCTGCTCGAGCGGCTGTCGGTCTCGGGGGCGGGGCTGCTCGCCGCCACCCTTGACGGCGTCGAGGACGGCACCCTGGAGGCCCGCCCGCAGCCCGCCGACGGGGTGACGATCGCGCCCAAGATCACCGTCACCGACGCCCGCGTCGATTGGACCAAGCCCGCCCTGCACGTCGACCGGCTCATCAGGGGCTGCACACCCGCGCCTGGGGCGTGGACCGAGTTCCGCGGGCAGCGGGTGAAGCTGGGGCCGGTGCGGATCGTTCCCGGCGAGCGGCTGCCCGCCGGTGAGATCGCCGCCACAAAGACGAAAGTGCTGGTGGGGACCGCCACCGACGCGGTCGAGCTGGGTGAGGTGCAGCCGCAGGGGAAGCGCGTGATGGGCGCGGTGGAGTGGGCTCGCGGGGTTCGCCCAGAGGGTAAAGAGATCTTCAAATGA
- a CDS encoding primosomal protein N', translated as MTDSDDALLPLDAVRPPASSKDTKGATVPAPDRPVARVVVDSPLPHLDRPFDYLVPASMHDTAEPGVRVRVRFAGKLVDGFLLERAGESEHDGKLMPLERVISPERVLTPEIAGLARAVADRYAGTLTDVLRLAVPPRHAKAESEEPPKQDLPAAEPPTGESAWDAYPTGPSFLDALRHGRAPRAVWSAVPGARGWAGAMAEAVRAALDGGKGAVVVVPDGKDVALADAEFERVLGPGRHVALTADLGPAERYRRWLKVLRGHVRAVVGTRAAMFAPVADLGLVAIWDDGDDLHAERLAPYPHAREVLGLRAHRTGAAMLIGGYARTAEATQLVATRWARPIVAARTTIRSLAPRVRPAGEDAELAKDQAARQARLPSIAWRALRQGLERGPVLVQVPRRGYLPALACRHCRTPARCILPPTRTAVPLPGPAAAAAAPSSGTAIPLLSPSGGGTMNGRAGAALTDAIGAAGGTPAAPIADWPGPVCHGPLALRGGHAAPYCRWCGRVDADWRCPSCGSPRLRAVVTGARRTAEELGRAFPSVPVRTSGRDGVLATVPDTRALVVATPGAEPVAQGGYAAAVLLDGWALLGRADLRAAEETVRRWMNAAALLRPAAELVVLGDAALPAVQALLRWDPVTHAERELGDRAELGFPPAVRMATLTGVASAVRQMLDEVRLPPGAQVLGPVPMDESGLERAMIRVRRSGGAALAAALKGASGVRAARKTPDVVKVSVDPLDLI; from the coding sequence GTGACTGACTCCGACGACGCCCTTCTGCCGCTCGACGCCGTGCGGCCCCCAGCGTCGTCGAAGGACACCAAGGGCGCCACCGTACCCGCCCCTGACCGCCCCGTGGCGAGGGTCGTGGTGGACAGCCCGCTGCCGCACCTCGACCGCCCCTTCGACTACCTGGTGCCCGCCTCCATGCACGACACGGCCGAGCCGGGAGTGCGCGTGCGGGTGCGGTTCGCGGGGAAGCTGGTCGACGGGTTCCTGCTGGAACGGGCCGGCGAGAGCGAGCACGACGGAAAGCTCATGCCGCTCGAACGCGTGATCTCCCCGGAGCGCGTGCTCACGCCCGAGATCGCCGGGCTGGCCAGGGCGGTCGCCGACAGGTACGCGGGCACCCTGACCGACGTGCTCCGCCTGGCCGTCCCGCCCCGTCACGCCAAGGCCGAGTCGGAAGAGCCGCCGAAGCAGGACCTTCCGGCCGCGGAGCCGCCCACGGGCGAGAGCGCCTGGGACGCCTACCCCACCGGTCCCTCCTTCCTCGACGCGCTGCGCCACGGCCGCGCGCCCCGGGCCGTGTGGTCGGCCGTGCCCGGCGCCAGGGGATGGGCGGGCGCGATGGCCGAGGCGGTGCGGGCGGCGCTGGACGGCGGCAAGGGCGCGGTCGTCGTGGTGCCCGACGGGAAGGACGTGGCGCTGGCCGACGCCGAGTTCGAGCGGGTGCTGGGGCCGGGCAGACACGTGGCGCTCACCGCCGATCTGGGCCCCGCCGAGCGCTACCGGCGGTGGCTGAAGGTGCTGCGAGGACACGTACGGGCCGTGGTCGGCACCAGGGCCGCCATGTTCGCACCCGTCGCCGATCTCGGCCTGGTGGCCATCTGGGACGACGGCGACGACCTGCACGCCGAACGCCTGGCCCCTTACCCGCACGCCCGCGAGGTCCTCGGCCTGCGCGCCCACAGGACGGGCGCGGCGATGCTCATCGGCGGCTACGCGCGGACCGCGGAGGCCACCCAGCTCGTGGCCACCCGCTGGGCCAGGCCCATCGTGGCGGCCCGCACGACGATCAGGAGCCTCGCCCCCCGGGTGCGCCCCGCGGGCGAGGACGCCGAGCTGGCCAAGGACCAGGCGGCCCGCCAGGCCAGGCTCCCCAGCATCGCCTGGCGAGCCCTCAGGCAGGGCCTGGAGAGGGGCCCCGTGCTGGTGCAGGTGCCCAGACGCGGATACCTGCCCGCCCTCGCCTGCCGGCACTGCCGTACCCCCGCCCGGTGCATCCTGCCTCCGACCCGGACGGCCGTCCCGTTGCCGGGGCCGGCCGCCGCCGCGGCCGCCCCCTCGTCCGGGACGGCCATACCGCTGCTGAGCCCGTCAGGCGGCGGCACGATGAACGGACGCGCCGGGGCGGCCCTGACGGACGCGATCGGCGCCGCCGGCGGGACGCCGGCGGCGCCGATCGCCGACTGGCCGGGGCCCGTGTGCCACGGGCCGCTCGCTCTCAGAGGCGGCCACGCGGCCCCCTACTGCCGCTGGTGCGGCCGGGTGGACGCCGACTGGCGCTGCCCGTCCTGCGGCAGCCCCAGGCTCCGTGCCGTCGTCACAGGCGCCAGGCGTACGGCGGAGGAGCTCGGCCGGGCCTTCCCCTCGGTGCCGGTGCGCACGTCGGGCCGCGACGGCGTCCTCGCCACCGTCCCCGACACCCGCGCGCTGGTCGTCGCGACCCCCGGCGCCGAGCCGGTGGCGCAGGGCGGCTACGCGGCGGCCGTGCTCCTCGACGGATGGGCGCTCCTCGGCAGGGCCGACCTGAGGGCGGCCGAGGAGACGGTCCGCCGGTGGATGAACGCCGCCGCCCTCCTCCGCCCCGCGGCCGAGCTGGTGGTGCTGGGCGACGCGGCGCTGCCCGCCGTACAGGCCCTGCTGAGGTGGGACCCCGTCACCCACGCGGAGCGCGAACTGGGTGACCGCGCCGAGCTGGGGTTCCCGCCGGCGGTGCGGATGGCGACGCTCACGGGCGTGGCGAGCGCGGTCAGGCAGATGCTCGACGAGGTACGCCTCCCGCCCGGAGCCCAGGTGCTCGGCCCTGTCCCCATGGACGAGTCCGGCCTGGAACGGGCCATGATCCGGGTCCGGCGGTCCGGCGGCGCCGCGCTGGCCGCCGCGCTGAAAGGGGCCAGTGGGGTACGTGCGGCGCGTAAGACGCCAGATGTCGTGAAGGTAAGTGTCGACCCGCTCGACCTGATTTAG
- the ribD gene encoding bifunctional diaminohydroxyphosphoribosylaminopyrimidine deaminase/5-amino-6-(5-phosphoribosylamino)uracil reductase RibD: MEIPPQDAAHMARAVELAARGHGTTSPNPVVGCVVLDSAGLVVGEGFHAYAGGPHAEVVALAQAGERARGGTAYVTLEPCDHTGRTGPCSRALLSAGVARVVIAVADPNPKAAGGAARLRAHGVSVTTGVLAAEASLVNEEWLTYARLGRSHVTWKFAATLDGRSAAADGTSKWITSPEARADVHRLRAASDAVVAGIGTVLADDPHLTARPQAAAALPTALPVSSAHAGHGARRAPEGQPEEGGERGSEGRGDGDAGRGLEVRGEGGAGRGPEGRGDGDAGRGSEGRGDGGAGRDAEGPVGDGTGAPAVAGRLGGSAVGGEQDHLARGGRETGVGDGVLAPAERGAGDGQGVVGAEGYQSAGGHAGPLGEGGGVAGSGDGSGTALGGRKANGRGPLRVVVDTRARTPRDARVLDDSAPTLVAVAEDAVADLKADLLRLPRDGRGLDLDALLKELAAREIVSVFLEGGPTLAGEFLRRGLVDRVVAYVAPALLGSGRAALGAAGVGTIGEIHRLTFDEISLIGPDVRLIARPAAPNQAGSSDVHRNH, from the coding sequence GTGGAGATCCCCCCGCAGGACGCCGCGCACATGGCGCGCGCCGTCGAGCTGGCCGCGCGCGGACACGGCACCACCAGCCCCAATCCGGTCGTGGGCTGCGTCGTGCTCGACTCCGCGGGCTTGGTCGTGGGCGAGGGGTTCCACGCGTACGCGGGCGGGCCGCATGCCGAGGTCGTCGCGCTGGCGCAGGCGGGGGAGCGGGCGCGCGGCGGCACCGCGTACGTGACGCTCGAGCCCTGCGACCACACCGGACGGACGGGGCCGTGCAGCCGGGCGCTGCTGTCGGCCGGGGTCGCGCGGGTGGTGATCGCGGTGGCCGACCCCAACCCGAAGGCCGCCGGCGGGGCGGCGCGGCTGCGGGCGCACGGGGTCTCCGTGACGACCGGGGTGCTGGCCGCCGAGGCCTCGCTGGTGAACGAGGAGTGGCTGACGTACGCGCGGCTCGGACGGTCGCATGTGACGTGGAAGTTCGCGGCGACGCTGGACGGGCGGTCGGCGGCCGCGGACGGGACCAGCAAATGGATCACCTCGCCGGAGGCCAGGGCGGACGTGCACCGGCTGCGGGCCGCCTCGGACGCGGTCGTCGCCGGCATCGGCACCGTCCTCGCCGACGACCCCCACCTCACCGCCCGCCCCCAGGCCGCCGCCGCTCTCCCCACCGCTCTCCCGGTCTCGTCGGCCCACGCCGGGCATGGCGCTCGCCGCGCACCGGAGGGGCAGCCCGAGGAGGGCGGCGAGCGCGGATCGGAGGGGCGTGGGGACGGCGATGCTGGGCGCGGGCTGGAGGTCCGTGGGGAAGGTGGCGCTGGGCGCGGGCCGGAGGGGCGTGGGGACGGCGATGCTGGGCGCGGATCGGAGGGCCGTGGGGACGGCGGCGCCGGGCGCGACGCGGAGGGGCCCGTCGGTGACGGCACCGGTGCTCCGGCTGTGGCGGGCCGTCTCGGTGGGAGCGCTGTCGGCGGTGAGCAGGATCACCTTGCACGAGGCGGCCGGGAGACGGGCGTTGGCGATGGCGTGCTTGCTCCGGCCGAGCGCGGCGCCGGTGACGGTCAAGGCGTGGTCGGCGCGGAGGGGTACCAGAGCGCCGGGGGCCACGCTGGGCCGCTCGGGGAAGGTGGCGGCGTCGCCGGGTCGGGTGACGGAAGCGGGACGGCCCTTGGAGGGCGGAAGGCGAACGGGCGGGGGCCGTTGCGGGTCGTGGTCGACACGCGGGCCCGCACGCCGCGCGACGCCAGGGTGCTCGACGACAGCGCCCCCACGCTCGTCGCCGTCGCCGAGGACGCCGTCGCCGACCTCAAGGCCGACCTCCTCCGCCTCCCCCGCGACGGCCGCGGCCTCGACCTGGACGCACTCCTGAAGGAGCTGGCGGCGCGCGAGATCGTGAGCGTGTTCCTGGAGGGCGGCCCCACGCTGGCAGGTGAGTTCCTCAGGCGAGGCCTGGTCGACCGCGTGGTCGCGTACGTCGCGCCCGCGTTGCTGGGCTCCGGGCGGGCCGCGCTGGGCGCCGCCGGGGTGGGCACGATCGGCGAGATCCACCGCCTGACATTTGACGAAATTTCCCTTATTGGGCCGGATGTACGGCTAATTGCCCGGCCCGCAGCCCCCAACCAGGCAGGGAGTAGTGATGTTCACCGGAATCATTGA
- the rpe gene encoding ribulose-phosphate 3-epimerase, which yields MAVQISPSILAADFARLADEAAAVPNADWLHVDVMDYHFVPNLTIGLPVVEALRKATSTPLDCHLMIDDPDRWAPQYAEAGAGSVTIHAEAARGPIRTLREIRALGARAGLALNPATPVEPYEDLMGEVDMLLLMTVEPGFGGQKFLDGVLPKVRRAREMIQRHGGRVWLQVDGGVDAGTIERCAEAGADVFVAGSAVYGASDPASAVDALRAAAARKNA from the coding sequence ATGGCCGTACAGATCTCGCCCAGCATCCTCGCCGCCGACTTCGCCAGGCTCGCCGACGAGGCCGCCGCCGTGCCCAACGCCGACTGGCTGCACGTCGATGTCATGGACTACCACTTCGTGCCCAACCTCACCATCGGGCTGCCCGTGGTCGAGGCGCTGCGCAAGGCGACCTCGACACCCCTCGACTGTCATCTCATGATCGACGACCCCGACCGCTGGGCGCCGCAGTACGCGGAGGCGGGGGCCGGCAGCGTGACCATCCACGCCGAGGCGGCCAGGGGGCCCATCAGGACCCTGCGCGAGATCCGCGCGCTCGGCGCCCGGGCCGGTCTGGCGCTCAACCCGGCCACACCCGTGGAGCCGTACGAAGACCTGATGGGCGAGGTCGACATGCTCCTGCTGATGACCGTGGAGCCGGGCTTCGGCGGGCAGAAGTTCCTCGACGGGGTGCTGCCCAAGGTGCGTCGGGCCCGGGAGATGATCCAGCGGCACGGCGGAAGGGTCTGGCTGCAGGTGGACGGAGGAGTCGACGCCGGCACGATCGAGCGCTGCGCGGAGGCGGGCGCCGACGTGTTCGTGGCGGGCAGCGCCGTCTACGGGGCCTCCGATCCCGCCTCCGCCGTCGACGCCCTCCGCGCCGCAGCCGCTCGCAAAAACGCATAG
- a CDS encoding oxygenase MpaB family protein: MGDHGIFGPRSVTWRVMGEPILLVGGIRALLMQGLHPRAMRGVLQNSALMDPQEAWSRFVRTTEFVRVRTYGTNAEVERAGRRVRKIHAKLSAYDPDTGTTFHLDDPDALRWVHVGEVDSYLSVARRAGVRLTDAEADAFVAEWRRAAEVVGLKAGDVPGSVAELHDYIEAARPGLRFVPEAAHPLRLSLNAPLPRKLTPLKPALPALTFLAFATLPRWARRLYGLPATPVGDLWATATLRTLHTGIGLVPGDVLYSPAARRARRLMAA, from the coding sequence ATGGGCGATCATGGGATCTTCGGTCCCCGCTCGGTGACGTGGCGGGTGATGGGCGAGCCGATCCTGCTGGTGGGGGGCATCAGGGCGCTGCTGATGCAGGGGCTGCATCCGAGGGCGATGCGCGGGGTGCTGCAGAACTCCGCGCTCATGGATCCGCAGGAGGCCTGGTCGCGGTTCGTGCGGACCACGGAGTTCGTGCGCGTCCGTACGTACGGGACCAATGCCGAGGTCGAACGGGCGGGACGGCGCGTGCGCAAGATCCATGCCAAGCTGAGCGCCTACGACCCCGACACCGGCACCACCTTCCACCTGGACGACCCCGACGCGCTGCGCTGGGTGCACGTCGGCGAGGTCGACTCCTACCTGTCGGTCGCCCGTCGCGCCGGGGTGCGGCTGACGGACGCCGAGGCGGACGCGTTCGTCGCGGAGTGGCGGCGGGCCGCCGAGGTGGTGGGGCTGAAGGCCGGGGACGTTCCCGGGTCGGTGGCCGAGCTGCACGACTACATCGAGGCCGCGCGGCCGGGGCTGCGGTTCGTGCCCGAGGCGGCCCATCCGCTCCGCCTGTCGCTCAACGCCCCGCTGCCGCGCAAACTGACGCCGCTCAAGCCCGCGCTGCCCGCGCTGACGTTCCTCGCCTTCGCCACGCTGCCGCGCTGGGCCAGGCGCCTGTACGGGCTGCCCGCCACGCCGGTCGGCGACCTGTGGGCCACGGCCACGCTGCGTACGTTGCACACCGGGATCGGGCTGGTCCCCGGCGACGTTCTCTACAGCCCGGCGGCGCGGCGGGCGCGCCGGCTCATGGCTGCCTGA
- a CDS encoding RsmB/NOP family class I SAM-dependent RNA methyltransferase, producing MRTRGDQGAGGRGGGSRTRKPPRPVRDQARNAAFDVVRAVDERDAYANLLLPRLLRERGIKGRDAALATELAYGTLRGLGTYDAVIEMCSDRSPDPDVRDALRLGAHQLLRMRVPPHAAVGTTVDLVRLRIGQGAAKFVNAVLRKIGSRTLDEWIPIVAPDPADDPVGHLAIAYGHPRWIVSAFRDALGRPDEMADLLDADNARPLVTLVARPGRSSVEELEAFGALPARYSPYAAYLREGDPGQIEAVAETRAAVQDEASQLVALALTRVPLEGDEDELWLDMCAGPGGKAGLLDAIATHGDLEGLRKERTHTPTSTGAGAVGEADHGAGDGAAFPGGARLLAADVQQHRARLVWQTTRDAAVVTADGTEPAWRSGVFDRVMLDAPCTGLGALRRRPEARWRRDPAGIAELGKLQRRLLDTALDAVRPGGVVAYVTCSPHLAETRVVIGDILGRRQDVEQLDARDYLPEVDGLGDGPHVQFWPHRHGTDAMFLALLRKRPSM from the coding sequence ATGAGGACACGGGGGGACCAAGGGGCCGGAGGCAGGGGCGGCGGGAGCCGTACGCGGAAGCCACCGAGGCCAGTGCGCGACCAGGCACGCAACGCGGCCTTCGACGTCGTGCGCGCGGTCGACGAGCGTGACGCGTACGCCAACCTGCTCCTGCCGCGGCTCCTTCGCGAGCGCGGCATCAAGGGACGCGATGCCGCGCTGGCAACCGAGCTCGCGTACGGGACGCTGCGCGGGCTCGGCACCTATGACGCCGTGATCGAGATGTGCAGCGACCGTTCGCCCGATCCCGACGTGCGCGACGCCCTGCGGCTCGGAGCCCACCAGCTCCTGCGCATGCGCGTCCCGCCGCACGCGGCCGTCGGCACCACCGTCGACCTGGTGCGCCTGCGCATCGGTCAGGGGGCGGCCAAGTTCGTGAACGCGGTGCTGCGGAAGATCGGCTCGAGGACGCTCGACGAGTGGATCCCCATCGTCGCGCCCGACCCGGCCGACGACCCCGTCGGCCATCTCGCCATCGCCTACGGCCATCCCCGCTGGATCGTCTCCGCCTTCCGCGACGCTCTCGGCCGCCCCGACGAGATGGCCGACCTGCTCGACGCCGACAACGCCCGGCCCCTGGTGACGCTTGTGGCACGGCCAGGGCGGAGCTCGGTGGAGGAGCTCGAAGCCTTCGGCGCTCTCCCGGCCCGCTACTCGCCGTACGCCGCTTACCTGCGCGAAGGCGATCCCGGGCAGATCGAGGCGGTGGCGGAGACGCGGGCCGCCGTCCAGGACGAGGCCAGCCAGCTGGTGGCCCTGGCCCTGACCCGGGTCCCTCTCGAGGGGGACGAGGACGAGCTGTGGCTCGACATGTGCGCGGGGCCCGGCGGCAAGGCGGGCCTGCTCGACGCCATCGCCACCCACGGCGACCTCGAAGGTCTGCGCAAGGAACGCACTCACACCCCCACGTCCACCGGCGCGGGCGCGGTCGGCGAAGCCGATCATGGGGCCGGTGACGGTGCGGCGTTTCCTGGGGGAGCGCGGCTGCTGGCGGCGGACGTGCAGCAGCACCGGGCCCGGCTGGTCTGGCAGACGACCAGGGACGCGGCCGTGGTGACGGCCGACGGCACCGAGCCGGCGTGGCGGTCCGGGGTGTTCGACCGGGTGATGCTCGACGCGCCCTGCACCGGGCTGGGGGCGTTGCGGCGGCGGCCGGAGGCGCGATGGCGGCGGGACCCGGCCGGGATCGCCGAGCTGGGCAAGTTGCAGCGGCGGCTGCTCGACACCGCGTTGGACGCTGTGCGGCCCGGCGGTGTCGTCGCGTACGTCACCTGCTCCCCGCACCTGGCCGAGACCCGGGTGGTGATCGGGGACATCCTGGGGCGCCGGCAGGACGTCGAGCAGCTCGACGCCCGCGACTACCTGCCCGAGGTCGACGGCCTGGGCGACGGTCCGCACGTCCAGTTCTGGCCACACAGACACGGCACCGATGCCATGTTCCTGGCGTTGCTGCGCAAGCGGCCCTCCATGTGA
- the metK gene encoding methionine adenosyltransferase: MSRRLFTSESVTEGHPDKIADQISDAILDAMLKDDPRSRVAVETLITTGQVHVAGEVTTETYVDIPALIREKILEIGYDASHKGFDGASCGVSVSIGAQSPDIAQGVDDAYEHRVSGGTDADELDRQGAGDQGLMFGYACRETPELMPLPITLAHRLAQRLSEVRKTGVVPYLRPDGKTQVTIEYEGDTPVRLDTVVVSTQHAAEIDLKEMLTPDIKEHVVDPVLAGLELDTEGYRLLVNPTGRFEIGGPMGDAGLTGRKIIIDTYGGMARHGGGAFSGKDPSKVDRSAAYAMRWVAKNVVAAGLADRCEVQVAYAIGKAQPVGLFVECFGTEKLPVEKIQDAVLQVFDLRPAAIIRDLDLLRPIYSETAAYGHFGREGFSWESTDRAEALRTAVGL; encoded by the coding sequence TTGTCACGTCGCCTGTTCACCTCCGAGTCGGTCACCGAGGGCCACCCGGACAAGATCGCTGACCAGATCAGTGACGCGATTCTCGACGCCATGCTCAAGGACGACCCCAGGAGCCGGGTCGCGGTCGAGACGCTGATCACTACCGGCCAGGTCCATGTCGCAGGCGAGGTCACGACTGAGACCTACGTCGACATCCCGGCCCTCATCCGGGAGAAGATCCTGGAGATCGGCTACGACGCCTCCCACAAGGGCTTCGACGGCGCCTCCTGCGGTGTGTCGGTGTCGATCGGCGCACAGTCCCCCGACATCGCCCAGGGTGTCGACGACGCGTACGAGCACCGGGTCAGCGGCGGCACCGACGCCGACGAGCTGGACCGCCAGGGCGCGGGTGACCAGGGGCTCATGTTCGGCTACGCCTGCCGCGAGACCCCCGAGCTGATGCCGCTCCCGATCACCCTGGCCCACCGGCTGGCGCAGCGGCTGTCGGAGGTGCGCAAGACGGGTGTGGTGCCCTACCTCCGTCCCGACGGCAAGACCCAGGTGACCATCGAGTACGAGGGTGACACGCCGGTCCGCCTGGACACGGTGGTGGTCTCCACGCAGCACGCGGCGGAGATCGACCTCAAGGAGATGCTGACGCCGGACATCAAGGAGCACGTGGTCGACCCCGTGCTGGCCGGCCTCGAGCTCGACACCGAGGGCTACCGCCTGCTCGTCAACCCGACCGGCCGCTTCGAGATCGGCGGTCCCATGGGCGACGCCGGCCTGACCGGCCGCAAGATCATTATCGACACCTACGGCGGCATGGCCCGCCACGGTGGCGGCGCCTTCTCCGGCAAGGACCCGTCCAAGGTGGACCGCTCGGCCGCCTACGCCATGCGCTGGGTCGCCAAGAACGTCGTCGCCGCCGGCCTCGCCGACCGGTGCGAGGTTCAGGTGGCGTACGCGATCGGCAAGGCGCAGCCGGTGGGCCTGTTCGTGGAGTGCTTCGGCACCGAGAAGCTGCCGGTGGAGAAGATCCAGGACGCCGTGCTCCAGGTGTTCGACCTGCGCCCGGCGGCGATCATCCGCGACCTGGACCTGCTGCGCCCGATCTACTCGGAGACCGCCGCTTACGGGCACTTCGGCCGTGAGGGCTTCTCCTGGGAGTCCACGGACCGCGCCGAGGCCCTGCGCACCGCCGTCGGCCTCTGA
- the def gene encoding peptide deformylase, translated as MAIQSIRLFGDPVLRTPAAPVVDFDKELRKLVKDLTDTMMDAPGAGLAAPQIGVGLRVFTYYVDEQLGHLINPDLDLSSEMDEEGEEGCLSFPGLSYPTPRAVRAVAKGLNMHGEPVTLEGTDLMARCFQHETDHLDGILFIDRMDPKQRKLAMKAVREAEWSGLAAPVIKVSPHATGGRAL; from the coding sequence TTGGCGATCCAGTCGATACGGCTGTTCGGAGACCCGGTGCTGCGCACCCCGGCGGCCCCGGTCGTCGACTTCGACAAGGAGCTCCGCAAGCTGGTCAAGGACCTCACCGACACGATGATGGACGCTCCCGGCGCGGGCCTCGCGGCGCCGCAGATCGGGGTCGGGCTGCGGGTGTTCACCTACTACGTGGACGAGCAGCTCGGCCATCTGATCAACCCCGACCTCGACCTGTCCTCGGAGATGGACGAGGAGGGTGAGGAGGGCTGCCTGTCCTTCCCCGGCCTGTCGTACCCGACGCCGCGGGCGGTCCGCGCGGTCGCCAAGGGCCTCAACATGCACGGCGAGCCCGTCACGCTGGAGGGCACCGACCTGATGGCGCGCTGCTTCCAGCACGAGACCGACCACCTCGACGGCATCCTGTTCATCGACCGCATGGACCCCAAGCAGCGCAAGCTGGCCATGAAAGCCGTCCGCGAGGCCGAGTGGAGCGGGCTGGCCGCCCCCGTCATCAAGGTCTCGCCGCACGCCACCGGCGGAAGGGCGCTCTGA